The Methanobacterium sp. genome contains the following window.
CCACACCCGGCTGCACCACGTCCAGCCATTCGGTGGCCTGGGGTTGGCTCAGGTCCACCTCGGTGCCCGGGTAGGCGCCCGAGCCCACCCCGCGAATCACCATCACCTGCAGGCGCCCCTGCTCCAGACGGGGTCGGGAGGCGCCAGCAGGCCAGTCCTGGGCGCTGCACACGAAGCGGTAGAAGCGGCCGTCGCTTTCGTCTTCAGTCAGGTACAAGATCTTGTGGACCGGGTCCACCGCCACGGCCTCATGCTTGAAGATGCCCAAGGCGGGCCGGGGGCGCGCATCCAGCTGCGTGCCGTAGGGGTTCACCTCCCACACCCGGCCCAGCTCGAACTCTTCACCCGACAGCCAGGTGCCCCAGGGGGTCTTGCCCCCAGCGCAATTGGCCGTGGTGGCGCCCAGCAATCGCCGGCCCTGCACCACCTCACCCGCCGCATTGAAGCGCAACATGCCCACGCCGCCCACCAAGGGCAGCTCGCTGTTGCTCACGTACATCCAGCCACCGTCCTCGCAGGCGTAGGTGGCGCCGCCATCCGGCAGGCCATGCCAG
Protein-coding sequences here:
- a CDS encoding DUF839 domain-containing protein, with translation MLLQPHHPVRVTTGAPRREFLRQMFWTAGALGAAVALPGQVAASPASARQGQLPPLGPLQAPDANGVRLPAGFTSRVVARAGDRPVRGSLYRWHGLPDGGATYACEDGGWMYVSNSELPLVGGVGMLRFNAAGEVVQGRRLLGATTANCAGGKTPWGTWLSGEEFELGRVWEVNPYGTQLDARPRPALGIFKHEAVAVDPVHKILYLTEDESDGRFYRFVCSAQDWPAGASRPRLEQGRLQVMVIRGVGSGAYPGTEVDLSQPQATEWLDVVQPGVAQKVVRGLMGDRAPGTVFKGGEGLWFFEGVVYFSTKGDNRIWAYDTR